The genomic segment AACTAGCGAAACATTTCCATGCTTTTCAGGTGGATAGAATGAAGGTTTTACGAGTATTTTCACGAATTTTCATAATAGGCGGAAAGGATTTCGGTTTCTTTCCTTTCAAAATACGTCATAGGCCAGGAGGGACAAGCAATGAGTGCACTTTCTTCGTTACATCTCGTTGGCTCGTCCGGTCGATTGCAGCGGTTCATGCATCAACTGCCTACTGCCGTTTTATTGGTGAATCAAGCGGGTAGTATCGTGGAGGTCAACGAACAACTGCTTCGTGTAACCGGATATTCACGCGATCAACTTGTCAAAAAGCCTTTCAACTCTCTTCTTCCCCATCGAGGTTCCATGGAGCACTTGTATGAGGAATATTTGCGAAAGGAAGAAGAAGTGGGAACCAAAGGTGAGGTCGAACTGGAATGGTGTGATAAACAGGGGAGATGCAGGAACACATCTGTCATGATCATGGTACAGCAAGCAGAAGAGCTTCTGTACATGATCCATTTTCCCCAACTCGCAAAAGAAAGCGATCAGCTTTTGTCGCAACGATTGCTGACCAAACTGACCTATGATACAAGCATGGGCTTATTTATCCTCGACGAGAAATCGATCATTATCGAAGCCAGTCAGACGGCGTGCAAGCTGCTGGGTATGGAGAGACTGGACGTCATCAATAAACACGTCGATCAAGTATTTAGCGGCATCCCCGAACCGCATCGGTTCATTAAAAAAGAACTGTTGGAAGGCGTGAAGCTGCAAAATGTCGCGACTTCCTGGACCAATGACAACCAACGCTATGAGCTGATTGTTGACGCAAATACACTCCAAGACGAGTCAGGAAAAACAGTAGGGGCGTTTATTCTTTTCAAAGACATTACAAACCTGCGATCCTTCGCCCAAAAGCTCGAGCGGAATGAACGCTTGGCGATGATCGGGCAAATTGCTGCGGGTACAGCACACGAGATTCGCAATCCCCTTACCTCGATCAAAGGATTTCTGCAAATGTTCCTCAGGTTATTCGGTGACAGCGGCATGGACAGGGAGAAAACGTACACCGAAATTATGCTCACCGAAATCAATCGCATCAATTCTTTAGTCAGTGAATTCCTACTATTGAGCAAGCCGCGTAATATTCAATATTCCATGGTGGACTTAAACACCGTTTTTGAGGAAATTTTGCCGATCGTCGAGTCACAGGCGAATCTGTACGGAATTGATGTCCAGTTTGCCTCTTGCGGTAAGCTTCCGATGGTCGTCGGGGATAACGAGCTATTGAAGCAAGTGTTCATTAATATCTGCAAAAATGGAATAGAAGCAATGGGAGAGCAAGGGTCGCTTCGGATTTCCCATCATATCGATCAGGATGGCGACAAAGTGAGTATCGATATTCATGATACAGGTCCGGGCATCCCGCTTTACATTATTGATAAGATTTTTGATCCGTTTTTTACGACAAAAGAGGAAGGGACAGGACTCGGATTGTCTGTCTGCCAAAAAATCATTCACGATATTGGCGGTCAAATCCGTGTCTCCTCCAAAGGGTTTGGGACGACCTTCCATATCATGCTGCCGTATTAGGAGTAAAATGCGTCCCGCACAATTGTGAACGGGGCGTTTTTTAAGTGAGGCATGTCCGTTAACTTTGTACGAACGGTGGCAATCGTGTATACTGAATAGGATATAGAAGAGGACTGTGCAGATGGGGAGTGTCACACGAACATGGCTTATACCGCGCTATACCGCGTATACCGACCGCAGACTTTTCAAGACGTAGTCGGACAAGAGCATGTTACGACAACCTTGCGTAATGCTTTACGCGAAAATAGGCTGTCCCATGCCTATTTATTCAACGGTCCCCGAGGTACGGGAAAAACAAGTGCAGCCAAAATTATGGCGAAAGCAGTGAACTGCGAGCAGCCCATAGATGGTGAGCCATGCAATCAATGCGATACGTGTAGAGCCATCTCCAACGGTTCTGTAACGGATGTGCTGGAAATCGACGCGGCATCCAACCGTGGTGTTGAAGAGATCCGCGACATTCGCGACAAAGTGAAATTTGCCCCGAGCGACGTCAGGTATAAAGTGTACATCATCGATGAGGTGCATATGCTGACGACAGAGGCATTTAACGCTTTGTTAAAAACCCTCGAAGAGCCGCCGTCCCACGTCATTTTTATTTTGGCGACGACAGAGCCGCACAAGCTGCCAGCGACGATTATCTCTCGTTGCCAGCGCTTTGATTTTCACCGAATTCCACTGAGAGTGATGGTCGATCTTTTGCAAAGGATTTGCCAATCACAAGGGGTGCAGGTGGAGGAGCAGGCCCTGCAGCTCGTAGCGAAGATGGCTGAAGGTGGAGCCCGTGATGCTCTTAGCTTGTTGGACCAAGCGATTAGCTATAGCAAGGACGAGGTTCGTGCTAGTGATATTATGCAGATTACGGGCACAGTTGCCCAATCTTATTTTTCTGTGCTTGCGCGACACATTGCCGAAAATGATGTTGCACAGGTTATGGAGCAATTTGATCAAGTCATGGTGCAAGGGAAGGACCCGGAGCAGTTCCTGCACGATTTCCTCTACTATTACCGCGATATGCTGTTATTGAAGACAGCGCCGCAGTTGGAAGAGATTGTCGAGCGGACCATGATTGATGATCAGTTTGCAGAGGTTGCAAAGCTGTACTCGTTTCCGGTGCTTTACGCAGCGATTGAGACCTGCAATCAGGCTTTGTCGCAATTAAAATGGTCGACCTATGCAAGGGTGCTGGTTGAACTGACCCTTGTCAAAATGTGCCAGCCTAATGCGAATGCGACGGAATCTATGGGAGCCTCACCCGTTAACAGCGAAGAACTGACCGCCATGTCTACTCGCATTCGCGTTTTGGAAGAGCGTTTGGCTCAAGTGATGCAAGGTCAGGTGAGCATTCCCGGCCAGCAAAAGGCCGAAGAAACCCGCAAGAACGAGCCAAGGCGCATAGCTGCGGCATCTGGTGGTTCACGAACCCCGATGAATAGAGTCAGGGAAGTCGCGAAGGCCATGGATGAGAATTTGACGAGACAGGTGCGCGGGCAGTGGAGTCAAATTTTGACCGAACTGAAAAAGATCAAGATCCAGTACCAGGCTTGGCTAGTCAATGGTCAACCGGTAGCTGCCGGCAATGAAGCTGTTGTCGTCACCTTCAACAGTGCCATCCATTGTGACAAGACGATGGAGGCAGAGCTTCGGAGCGTGATCGAGCGCGTTATGTCTACGGTGCTGGGCAGGCCTTTGCAGCTCTTGTCTGTCATGGAGGAAGAGTGGCAAAGTGTAGACCAGCAGGTTGGTCAAAAAGATGCTTCAGATGAGCCAGAAGAGGACCCGTTTTTGGCGGAGGCCATCAAGCTCGTCGGAGAAGGTCTTGTTGAAGTGAAAGACTAAATCATAACTCATAACCATTTAGGGAGGATACCTCAATGAAAAACATGCAGCAAATGCAACAAATGATGAAGCAAGTGAAAAAAATGCAGGAAGAAATGCAAAAAGCGCAAGAAGGCTTGAAAGATAGAATCGTGGAAGGCTCTGCTGGTGGCGGTGCTATCACTGTGAAAATTGATGGACATAAGCAAATCAAAGACATCGTGATCAAGCCAGAAGTAGTAGACCCTGAAGATGTAGAAATGCTGCAAGACCTGGTGCTCACTGCTGTGAACGATGCACTGCGCAAAGCAGACGAAATGGTAGGCAAGGAAATGGGTAAATTTACCGGAGGCATGAACATCCCAGGCCTGTTCTAAAAATTGGGCAGGAAAAGAGGAGTAGGCGATGTTTTATCCAGAACCGGTCTCAAAGCTCATTGATGGTTTTATGAAATTGCCCGGCATTGGTCCCAAAACGGCTGGGCGGCTTGCCTTTTTTGTGCTCAATATGAAAGAGGATGACGTGCTTGATCTGGCAAAAGCATTGGTCAATGCCAAGCGTCAGCTTCATTACTGCTCGGTCTGCAACAATATTACCGATCTCGATCCATGTCATATTTGTCGGGACAAACGTCGGGACGGCTCGATCATCTGTGTGGTGCAAGAGCCGCGAGACGTGGTAGCGATGGAGAAGACGAGAGAGTTTGAAGGGTATTATCACGTTTTGCACGGGGCGATTTCTCCTATGGATGGGATCGGTCCGGAGGATATTCGCATTCCCGACCTGTTGAAGCGCCTCGGTGACGAGCAGGTGAAGGAAGTCATTTTGGCGACCAATCCGAATATCGAAGGGGAAGCGACAGCGATGTACATTTCCCGGTTGATTAAACCTTTTGGCATTCGCGTGACACGTATCGCGCACGGCTTGCCAGTCGGTGGAGATTTGGAGTACGCCGATGAAGTGACGCTGACCAAAGCATTGGAAGGCAGACGCGACCTGTAAAGGAAATTTTCAAATATCATCCTAGAGTACGATAAAGATAGAAAAGAAGACGGGGTCTGCCTGTCTTTTTTTCGTTTCGAGAAGGGGATGAAGAATGCCGGTTATTCGTATGGAGTTTTTGATAGATGCGCCGCAACAGGTTTGCTTCGATGCTGCCAGAAGCATTGATTTGCATATGGAATCGACCGCCAGCACGAAGGAGAGAGCGATTGGAGGAGTAACGAGCGGACTGATAAATATGGGGGAGACGGTTACCTGGGAAGCCATTCACTTTGGTATCAAGCAGAATTTGACGGTGAAAATCACAGAGATGGAGGAACCGCGCTATTTCGTCGATGAGATGGTTTCTGGCGCATTCAAACGGTTTCATCACACGCATGAGTTCATTCCGATATCGGACAATCAGACGAGGATGATCGATATTTTTGACTACACATCTCCGTTGGGTGTTTTGGGAAAGCTCGCGGATTGGTTGTTCTTGGAGGCGTATATGACGCGTTTTTTGCGGACGCGTAATGAATATCTCAAGCAAGTAGCAGAAGCACAGATAAAAGCATTGCAATCTTGATAGAAATGCCGGACTTTTTTGAATGGACGAGACATACAGTGAAATAGGAGCGTGAGGAGATGCTGACAGGACCAGGACTGTCGCTTGCGAGTGGGGTACGGCGACAAAAGTCCACTCCATGGGCGATCATGCTGTTTATTGGGTATTGGCTCATGTTTGTTGCGGAGTTATCCATGATTCGTTTTCACAAGGGAGAAGACGGAAAGTGGGTAGCTACCACCGTCGGGCAACCGGAGGTATGGCTAGGATTACTTGCATTTGCAGTGACGGTATTTAGCTTCATTGCGACCGTTGGTTTCATTGTGAGCTTGCTAAGAGAAAGACAGCAGAAGACGTCATGGCTATGGAAATATGACGAGCTTACAGGGAATGATGTACTGCATATTGTAGCTTGGCTGCATGTGTTTCAAACGGGCGTACTGCTGTTGTACGGGTTTTTACTGGAAGGTACCTTCTTTTCCACCGGTACGATCGGAGGGATATTGGAATCAGCTATTTTTCAACTGTTCCTGCTGATTTTGATTCCGCTGTGGTTTCGTGGACGACTGGGGGAAATCGGCGTTCGCCGACCTGTACGACTAGGCCGGATGCTGTTGATGCTCGCTGCTCTGTTTCTTTTGATTGCACTGGTGCTGGATGCGGTGGTGACTAACCCTGTTGCGGACTGGTTTGGACTGTCTCTGTCATCAGAGCGAGAGCAGCAGATCGAAAAAGAGATTGTGCAGGCGAAAGAAACGGATATTTTGGCGGCGCTCACCTCACTTCTGGTCATTGGCATATTGGTTCCGATTGCGGAGGAGATCTTGTTTCGCGGCGTGATTCAGACTTATCTGGTCCAGAGAATAGGACCCGTTTTGGGTATCTTCCTGAGCAGTCTCTGGTTTGGGCTCCTGCATATGGATCTCGCTCTGCTCGCTCCGCTTTTTGTCATTGGACTTTTACTCGGATTCGTTCGACATCGGTACCAATCAATCTGGGGAGCTGTTTTGTTGCATGCAGTGAACAACATGACAGGGGTACTTTACTACTTTCACTGAGGGGGAAGCTTGCAGGTGAGTAGGTGGAGAAAAAAAGCGCGGTACGTGGTGGAATGGAATGAAGCGAGCCTGGATGCAGCTGTCAATCAGGCCCGAATGGACTGGCAGCATGCCCGTCATCTTGCGGAGATCAGTGAACCGGATGGCGGCTTGGATGATGTCATTTATTATTTGCATGTGACCGAAAAGCGGTATATGTATTTGCTCGCGCAAGCAAAGCGCGAGAGGAATCGCCAACAGGCATAGGAGGAAAGCCGATGACTACAGGGTGGGTTATAGCACTGATTGTAGTTGGAATTTTACTGGTGATTGCCGCCAGCAAATCTGTCACGGGCCCGATCAGGTGGATTGGATTTGGGATCATGCAAGTCGTAATTGGCGCACTACTGCTGTTTTTCACCAATCTGGTTGGGGAGTTGGCTAACTTCCACATCCCGATCAACCCGGTGACGGCTCTGCTCGTCGGACTTCTCCGTTTGCCTGGATTGGCTGCGTTGATTGTCATCAAGCTATGGGTTATGTAAAGGCATATCGATTCGGTTATCCATCGGTAAGCAAAAAAGCAACGCCGCGATCCTCGTATTTCACCCGGCTACGACTTGGCTGACGAAAGGAAGCAAGGAGGGCGAGGAGGCGTGGCAGCGCGACGATCAACGTTCCGGTGATCAAGGTGAGCGCGTATCCTTCCGAAAGCCACACATAAGCTCCGGCTGCTATCGCCATACTTCCCGCGATTACCGTCAGCTCACTGCCCCGATAGACAGTTAGCGGGATGGGAAGCGGATAGCCTGCACCCCACCACGGAGAGACGAGCATATCAGCAGTTGTCTTTGGCTTATGGCCGCGCAGCAGGGCATACAGTCGAAACAAGACCAAATGACAGATCGGTATCACGGGTAGAATCGCTAGCGTAACAATCAGCGTATAAGCGGGGACTTGTAGCATGAATGAGTGCAAAATAAGGGACAAGCCTATTAACAACAGTTGAAAAAGGTAGCCGACGAATCGCCAGCGAAAACGATAGAGCAGCTTGTAGCTATAGATCGTATGGGCGGCGGTTTCCTTCATGAGAAGTCACTTCCTTTTACAGCGGTCTGGATGAATGAAAGTCTGCGTTTCCATTATCGCACAGTCGCAAATCTTGAGAAAGCTCATCCAATAAATGAAACAAGCCGTTTGTCTAGCCTGATTAGACTGACGGCTTTTTGTTATGGGCAGGATAAAAGGAATGAAATGGGAACCGATTCGTTGGGGCGTGAGGAGGAGGAAAGAATAGCGTGAGGCTATGGGTCATTTCAAAGGAGGTCGTAGCCAGATTCGGGAAAGAGCTCGGAGCATGCGGAATAGAGCTGGTTGTTTGCAGCATAGATGCCATACAAGAAGGCGCCAATGGATTTCTGCTGACAAAAGAGAGTGATGGGAAGCTTTTGCAGGAAAGGATGCAACAGCTGGGAACAGGGCCATGGCTCACACTTGTCTACGGAAGCCACGTGCCATACGACTGGGCGAATACTTTACATACCCAATACGAGCACACAGGGGAGCATGAGGTCATTCGCATGGCGTTATTTACCCACGATCGTGCTTTGCTTGGAGGGGAACCCAATGGGAGTTGGATGCGGTACCTCTGTAAGCAGCTCGCTCGCTACTCACTGGTGACCATGGTATGCGGGATACGCGAAGTGGATGAAGCGCTTCGGCAATTGCCTCGCTATTTGGCGTGGAAGGAGCAGTTTTACATCGAACTTGGTGCCAGCTGTGATGAGAAAGGAATTTCTCTGCTCCAAGTCAGTCGCGCGCTGGGTATGGATAAACGAGTCGGTCAGGGGTGGCTCTACCCTTCCCGCGAAGACGATTCCCTCATAGTTCGATGGCTCGAAAAAGAATGCAGGCTCGTTCTACAAAAAGCGAATATACAGCGGATAGCACTTTGGGGAGAGGATTCGCTATGGGAGCATATGCCTTCCGACTGGTT from the Brevibacillus brevis genome contains:
- the recR gene encoding recombination mediator RecR, which encodes MFYPEPVSKLIDGFMKLPGIGPKTAGRLAFFVLNMKEDDVLDLAKALVNAKRQLHYCSVCNNITDLDPCHICRDKRRDGSIICVVQEPRDVVAMEKTREFEGYYHVLHGAISPMDGIGPEDIRIPDLLKRLGDEQVKEVILATNPNIEGEATAMYISRLIKPFGIRVTRIAHGLPVGGDLEYADEVTLTKALEGRRDL
- a CDS encoding CPBP family intramembrane glutamic endopeptidase, yielding MLTGPGLSLASGVRRQKSTPWAIMLFIGYWLMFVAELSMIRFHKGEDGKWVATTVGQPEVWLGLLAFAVTVFSFIATVGFIVSLLRERQQKTSWLWKYDELTGNDVLHIVAWLHVFQTGVLLLYGFLLEGTFFSTGTIGGILESAIFQLFLLILIPLWFRGRLGEIGVRRPVRLGRMLLMLAALFLLIALVLDAVVTNPVADWFGLSLSSEREQQIEKEIVQAKETDILAALTSLLVIGILVPIAEEILFRGVIQTYLVQRIGPVLGIFLSSLWFGLLHMDLALLAPLFVIGLLLGFVRHRYQSIWGAVLLHAVNNMTGVLYYFH
- the dnaX gene encoding DNA polymerase III subunit gamma/tau; amino-acid sequence: MAYTALYRVYRPQTFQDVVGQEHVTTTLRNALRENRLSHAYLFNGPRGTGKTSAAKIMAKAVNCEQPIDGEPCNQCDTCRAISNGSVTDVLEIDAASNRGVEEIRDIRDKVKFAPSDVRYKVYIIDEVHMLTTEAFNALLKTLEEPPSHVIFILATTEPHKLPATIISRCQRFDFHRIPLRVMVDLLQRICQSQGVQVEEQALQLVAKMAEGGARDALSLLDQAISYSKDEVRASDIMQITGTVAQSYFSVLARHIAENDVAQVMEQFDQVMVQGKDPEQFLHDFLYYYRDMLLLKTAPQLEEIVERTMIDDQFAEVAKLYSFPVLYAAIETCNQALSQLKWSTYARVLVELTLVKMCQPNANATESMGASPVNSEELTAMSTRIRVLEERLAQVMQGQVSIPGQQKAEETRKNEPRRIAAASGGSRTPMNRVREVAKAMDENLTRQVRGQWSQILTELKKIKIQYQAWLVNGQPVAAGNEAVVVTFNSAIHCDKTMEAELRSVIERVMSTVLGRPLQLLSVMEEEWQSVDQQVGQKDASDEPEEDPFLAEAIKLVGEGLVEVKD
- a CDS encoding DUF2508 family protein; its protein translation is MSRWRKKARYVVEWNEASLDAAVNQARMDWQHARHLAEISEPDGGLDDVIYYLHVTEKRYMYLLAQAKRERNRQQA
- a CDS encoding pro-sigmaK processing inhibitor BofA family protein, with amino-acid sequence MTTGWVIALIVVGILLVIAASKSVTGPIRWIGFGIMQVVIGALLLFFTNLVGELANFHIPINPVTALLVGLLRLPGLAALIVIKLWVM
- a CDS encoding YbaB/EbfC family nucleoid-associated protein; translation: MQQMQQMMKQVKKMQEEMQKAQEGLKDRIVEGSAGGGAITVKIDGHKQIKDIVIKPEVVDPEDVEMLQDLVLTAVNDALRKADEMVGKEMGKFTGGMNIPGLF
- a CDS encoding PAS domain-containing sensor histidine kinase, producing the protein MSALSSLHLVGSSGRLQRFMHQLPTAVLLVNQAGSIVEVNEQLLRVTGYSRDQLVKKPFNSLLPHRGSMEHLYEEYLRKEEEVGTKGEVELEWCDKQGRCRNTSVMIMVQQAEELLYMIHFPQLAKESDQLLSQRLLTKLTYDTSMGLFILDEKSIIIEASQTACKLLGMERLDVINKHVDQVFSGIPEPHRFIKKELLEGVKLQNVATSWTNDNQRYELIVDANTLQDESGKTVGAFILFKDITNLRSFAQKLERNERLAMIGQIAAGTAHEIRNPLTSIKGFLQMFLRLFGDSGMDREKTYTEIMLTEINRINSLVSEFLLLSKPRNIQYSMVDLNTVFEEILPIVESQANLYGIDVQFASCGKLPMVVGDNELLKQVFINICKNGIEAMGEQGSLRISHHIDQDGDKVSIDIHDTGPGIPLYIIDKIFDPFFTTKEEGTGLGLSVCQKIIHDIGGQIRVSSKGFGTTFHIMLPY
- a CDS encoding SRPBCC family protein; its protein translation is MPVIRMEFLIDAPQQVCFDAARSIDLHMESTASTKERAIGGVTSGLINMGETVTWEAIHFGIKQNLTVKITEMEEPRYFVDEMVSGAFKRFHHTHEFIPISDNQTRMIDIFDYTSPLGVLGKLADWLFLEAYMTRFLRTRNEYLKQVAEAQIKALQS